A single window of Candidatus Binataceae bacterium DNA harbors:
- a CDS encoding VacJ family lipoprotein, producing the protein MKRSFAAMAALAMVLGFARQSALAEDQEPPHPPGESTQVYSDPWAPFNEKMFSFNLKLDHYVLHPVAKGYAAVAPVIVRESVGRFFNNVNFIPRVANNLFQLRFPQAGDELLRFGINTTLGIAGVFDPADRWFGIKPNPNDLGLTFGHYGISPGPYLVLPFLGPFTVRDAIGSAGDQAMWPLPYFVPWYVSIPTDAGKGVIEAVNYRSLHLDLFEDVDRYAVDLYGAVEDGYMQKRAAELKALD; encoded by the coding sequence GTGAAGCGAAGTTTTGCGGCGATGGCCGCGCTGGCGATGGTTCTCGGTTTCGCTCGGCAGTCCGCGCTCGCGGAGGATCAGGAACCGCCGCATCCGCCCGGCGAGAGCACCCAGGTTTACAGCGACCCATGGGCGCCGTTTAACGAGAAAATGTTCTCGTTCAACCTCAAGCTGGATCACTACGTCCTCCATCCGGTGGCCAAGGGTTATGCCGCGGTGGCCCCGGTGATCGTGCGCGAAAGCGTGGGTCGTTTCTTCAACAACGTCAATTTCATTCCGCGCGTCGCCAATAACCTCTTCCAGCTCCGCTTTCCTCAGGCCGGCGACGAGCTCCTGCGCTTTGGCATTAACACCACTCTGGGCATCGCCGGAGTATTTGACCCGGCCGACCGCTGGTTTGGCATCAAACCTAACCCGAACGATCTGGGCCTGACCTTCGGTCATTACGGGATCAGCCCCGGGCCATACCTGGTATTACCCTTCCTCGGACCCTTCACGGTTCGCGATGCGATCGGCTCCGCTGGCGATCAGGCGATGTGGCCCTTGCCCTATTTCGTGCCTTGGTACGTCTCGATCCCAACCGATGCGGGCAAGGGTGTCATCGAGGCGGTCAATTATCGCTCGCTGCACCTCGATCTCTTCGAGGACGTTGACCGCTATGCGGTCGACTTGTACGGCGCGGTCGAGGACGGCTATATGCAGAAGCGCGCCGCCGAGTTGAAGGCGCTGGATTAG
- a CDS encoding MaoC family dehydratase — translation METIRFDDVEQLRKKISTEFGPWSAPIAVPQEKINQFADVTGDHQWIHIDLERAKRESPFGGPVAHGFLTLSMLPAFEIDNGWKVAGYRNVVNYGANKLRFISPVPAGASVHARQRILGVEAKPQGTQLTVESQVQVVGGDKPALIYEGIFLYVR, via the coding sequence ATGGAAACGATTCGCTTCGATGACGTCGAGCAGTTGCGCAAGAAAATCAGCACGGAATTCGGTCCGTGGAGCGCACCGATCGCCGTCCCGCAGGAGAAAATCAATCAGTTCGCCGACGTCACCGGCGACCATCAGTGGATTCACATCGATCTCGAGCGCGCCAAACGCGAGAGTCCGTTCGGCGGCCCGGTCGCGCACGGCTTCCTGACCCTGAGCATGTTGCCGGCCTTTGAGATAGACAATGGCTGGAAGGTCGCGGGCTACCGCAACGTCGTCAACTACGGCGCCAACAAGCTGCGCTTCATCTCGCCGGTCCCGGCCGGCGCCAGCGTCCACGCCCGCCAGCGGATCCTCGGCGTCGAGGCCAAGCCGCAAGGCACGCAGCTCACGGTCGAAAGTCAGGTCCAGGTGGTCGGCGGCGACAAGCCGGCGCTGATTTACGAGGGCATCTTCCTGTACGTGCGCTAG
- a CDS encoding response regulator transcription factor: MNEAHLLVIEDEVRLLNHLCRGLGEAGFTVMSAGSAEAAERAVATGEFSAIVLDLRLPGKDGLEFLRGLRAAGNAIPVLILTARSSLEERVSGLDAGADDYLAKPFAFAELVARIRALIRRQTAAPQPRLRFADLEFDPVKRRARRGTRELNLSPKETILLELLMRNAGQAVTRAMIAEVVWGPGYNDFTNLIEVFVNRLRSKIGIDGDEPLIATIRGVGYSMRPPPGGGEVSGARPKSGGGVVSDARPKS, from the coding sequence ATGAACGAGGCCCATCTGCTCGTCATCGAAGACGAGGTCCGGCTGCTCAATCATCTGTGCCGCGGGCTCGGCGAAGCGGGTTTCACTGTGATGAGCGCCGGCAGTGCGGAAGCGGCTGAACGCGCGGTCGCGACCGGCGAGTTCTCGGCGATCGTTCTCGATCTGCGGCTGCCCGGCAAGGACGGCTTGGAATTTTTGCGCGGTCTGCGCGCGGCCGGCAATGCCATTCCCGTGCTAATCTTGACGGCGCGCAGCAGCCTTGAGGAGCGCGTCAGCGGCTTGGACGCGGGCGCGGACGACTACCTGGCCAAGCCCTTCGCCTTTGCCGAGCTGGTGGCGCGGATTCGCGCGCTGATCCGGCGTCAAACCGCGGCGCCGCAGCCGCGGCTGCGCTTCGCCGATCTCGAATTCGATCCGGTCAAGCGTCGCGCCCGACGCGGAACGCGCGAACTCAACCTCTCGCCCAAAGAGACCATCCTGCTGGAACTTCTGATGCGCAATGCGGGCCAGGCCGTCACCCGCGCCATGATTGCCGAGGTCGTCTGGGGCCCCGGCTACAACGATTTCACCAATCTGATCGAGGTCTTCGTCAATCGCCTGCGGAGTAAAATCGGCATCGACGGCGATGAGCCGCTGATCGCTACGATCCGCGGCGTCGGCTATTCGATGCGGCCGCCGCCGGGGGGCGGCGAAGTCTCCGGCGCGCGGCCAAAGTCGGGGGGCGGCGTAGTTTCTGACGCGCGGCCAAAGTCATGA
- a CDS encoding ATP-binding protein produces the protein MTIRLRLTLYWAAVLAVILILSGAAVLLLFAREQWGQLDSALLEEADTASATIQQNDGATAATIVRALSAERDLGPARRVRLTCGTQVLADSGDARADLPAAPSPARRQIVNGRHRVYRFAAMPLRLAGRPALLLDGVDARPIRASIARLRRNLLVALPLILALSVAGGSWLARRALEPINALAAGLGRIEPRDLQSRLARAAVEDEVARLTDAINSLLARVARATEAERRFAADAAHELRTPLAVLRAGLEVALAHPRPAAEYADALAASLRETVALCRMADELLTLARLDHDGALARSPLNLCTLLQEVIDAVEPLLEAKQLELRSALGTALIVNGNADYLRRLIVNLLDNALKFAPPGGWVAIALTSHDGVATLRFADSGPGIAAADLPRIFDRFFRGTSTTQPGNGLGLSLCREIARLHAGEIRVANLAGGGAEFVVTLPLAAAMRA, from the coding sequence ATGACGATCCGGCTGCGCCTGACGCTCTACTGGGCCGCCGTGCTGGCTGTCATTCTGATTCTGTCCGGCGCCGCCGTGCTGCTCCTGTTTGCGCGTGAACAGTGGGGACAGCTCGACAGCGCGCTGCTCGAAGAGGCCGACACCGCGAGCGCAACGATCCAGCAAAACGACGGCGCTACCGCGGCGACGATCGTGCGCGCGCTCAGCGCCGAGCGCGATCTCGGCCCGGCGCGCCGCGTCCGGCTGACATGCGGAACCCAGGTGCTCGCTGATTCTGGCGACGCACGCGCGGATCTGCCGGCGGCGCCTAGCCCGGCGCGGCGCCAGATCGTCAACGGGCGCCACCGTGTCTACCGCTTCGCCGCGATGCCGTTGCGGCTCGCCGGGCGGCCCGCCCTTCTGCTCGACGGCGTCGATGCGCGTCCGATCCGCGCCTCGATCGCGCGGCTGCGGCGCAATCTGCTCGTAGCGCTGCCGCTGATCCTCGCGCTTAGCGTCGCCGGCGGTAGTTGGCTGGCGCGCCGCGCGCTCGAACCGATCAACGCGCTCGCCGCCGGTCTCGGACGGATCGAGCCGCGCGATCTGCAGAGCCGCCTGGCGCGCGCCGCCGTCGAGGACGAGGTCGCGCGCCTGACCGACGCGATCAATTCCCTGCTCGCCCGCGTCGCGCGCGCCACCGAGGCCGAACGCCGCTTCGCTGCCGACGCCGCCCACGAGCTGCGCACGCCCTTGGCCGTGCTGCGCGCCGGACTCGAAGTCGCGCTTGCGCATCCGCGCCCCGCTGCTGAGTACGCCGACGCGCTGGCCGCCTCGCTGCGCGAAACCGTGGCCTTGTGCCGGATGGCCGACGAGCTGCTCACGTTGGCGCGGCTCGATCATGACGGCGCACTGGCGCGCAGTCCGTTGAATCTCTGCACGCTGCTGCAGGAAGTGATCGACGCGGTCGAGCCCCTGCTTGAAGCCAAACAACTCGAATTGCGCAGCGCGCTGGGCACCGCCTTGATCGTCAACGGCAATGCGGATTACTTGCGCCGCTTGATCGTCAACCTGCTCGACAATGCGCTCAAGTTCGCCCCGCCAGGCGGCTGGGTCGCCATAGCCCTGACGAGCCATGACGGCGTGGCGACGCTGCGGTTTGCCGATAGCGGCCCCGGTATTGCCGCGGCAGACCTGCCGCGCATTTTCGATCGCTTCTTTCGCGGAACCTCGACAACTCAGCCCGGCAACGGCCTTGGCCTCAGCCTCTGCCGCGAGATCGCGCGGCTTCACGCCGGTGAGATTCGCGTGGCAAACCTCGCGGGCGGGGGCGCCGAGTTCGTCGTCACGCTCCCGCTCGCCGCGGCAATGCGAGCTTAA
- a CDS encoding TolC family protein — MMRTSAVVFGAAIVAALSSVCISARASEPLTLKEAIGRALAYAPAAAIAGAQAEFSDARADEARAPLFPSVFANGEYNQAPGYDKTISNGGLTLAQLALDYTVFDGGRRADLLKAARYAAQATRLGVNTARAQIIYATTVAYYDLLRARTAEAQTEESLRRLEQYLSIVENLRESGRAIANDVLKTRTARNTTELALAAAHQSAAQAAIVLGALIGAPDPATIQVAAVADLPSPPAGDVARSPTFQAAERQLESTKLAVAAAEAERAPVAKLALTSGWEGINPPKTFGHHLGASYDGAISVPIFQGGLVRAHIDEAVAAQRVALAQVRQIELDLTRDFADALARYQGARAQLRLLALAQTTVDDSFALDWTRFLGGGAVTLFEVLDAYQQAQTLRLTRIDDEFTVRQTAAQAALILGDAR, encoded by the coding sequence ATGATGCGAACCTCAGCCGTCGTCTTCGGCGCCGCGATCGTGGCGGCGCTCAGCTCTGTATGCATCAGCGCGCGTGCGTCGGAACCTCTGACGCTAAAGGAAGCGATTGGCCGCGCGCTCGCCTATGCACCCGCCGCCGCGATCGCCGGCGCGCAGGCGGAGTTCAGCGACGCCAGAGCCGACGAGGCGCGTGCGCCGCTATTTCCATCGGTCTTTGCGAATGGCGAGTACAATCAAGCGCCCGGCTACGATAAGACCATCAGCAACGGCGGGCTGACCCTCGCCCAACTCGCGCTCGATTACACGGTGTTCGATGGCGGCCGGCGCGCGGATTTGTTGAAGGCCGCGCGTTACGCCGCGCAAGCAACCAGGCTCGGCGTAAATACTGCGCGCGCACAAATTATCTACGCAACAACTGTCGCGTACTACGACCTGCTCCGCGCGCGCACGGCCGAAGCCCAGACCGAGGAGAGCCTGCGGCGGCTCGAACAGTATCTCAGCATTGTGGAGAATCTGCGGGAGAGCGGCCGCGCCATTGCCAACGACGTGTTGAAGACGCGCACCGCGCGCAACACGACTGAACTTGCGCTGGCCGCCGCGCACCAGTCCGCCGCACAAGCCGCGATCGTGCTCGGCGCGTTGATTGGTGCGCCGGACCCGGCGACCATCCAGGTAGCTGCGGTCGCGGATCTGCCGTCGCCCCCGGCCGGCGATGTGGCCCGCAGCCCGACCTTCCAGGCCGCGGAGCGCCAGCTCGAATCGACGAAACTAGCTGTCGCTGCCGCTGAGGCCGAGCGCGCGCCCGTGGCAAAACTCGCGCTCACGTCAGGCTGGGAAGGTATTAATCCGCCGAAAACTTTCGGCCATCATCTCGGCGCCTCTTACGATGGCGCGATCAGCGTGCCGATCTTTCAGGGCGGCCTGGTGCGGGCCCATATTGACGAGGCCGTGGCCGCGCAGCGCGTCGCGCTGGCGCAGGTGCGCCAGATCGAGCTCGATCTCACGCGCGATTTCGCTGATGCGCTCGCGCGGTACCAGGGCGCGCGCGCGCAGCTTCGACTGCTGGCGCTGGCGCAAACCACCGTCGACGACTCCTTCGCGCTCGACTGGACCCGCTTTCTGGGCGGCGGCGCCGTCACTCTTTTCGAAGTGCTCGACGCTTATCAGCAGGCGCAAACGCTGCGACTGACGCGAATCGACGATGAGTTCACCGTGCGGCAAACGGCCGCGCAAGCGGCGCTGATCCTGGGTGATGCGCGATGA
- a CDS encoding efflux RND transporter periplasmic adaptor subunit gives MTARGASPRIVELVLALGLLLAAGCNGAKPRGDDTGDAAPNVVLAVSGARVVHMPLTAGLHLLGTTAAQRHLTVRAPTAGRIIDFALKSGDAVHRGQVVARVINREVEAAQNGLAVARTLDPSEAPAFAAALKRNRAPAAIAVTAPTDAVVFQPLVSDGQMVAELDPLADLIDPRSVYVEAAAPLDELGKLRPGMAARVTSPLAAGVQYPARVAAFSPSFAAAGATAPVRIEFSSAARITLAGAPVEVAVTTASVAAAIVVPVAALFDDATSHTSYVFIAGADGIAHRTTVTTGIRVPGEVQILGGLTPGEVVITSGGFALSDGLHVKVALPQS, from the coding sequence ATGACCGCGCGCGGCGCGTCACCGCGCATCGTGGAATTGGTGCTGGCGCTAGGCCTGCTGCTCGCTGCGGGATGCAACGGCGCGAAGCCGCGCGGCGATGATACGGGCGATGCGGCGCCCAACGTCGTGCTGGCGGTGAGCGGCGCGCGGGTTGTACACATGCCGCTCACTGCCGGCTTGCACCTGCTCGGCACGACCGCTGCGCAGCGCCATCTGACGGTCCGCGCACCGACGGCCGGCCGGATCATCGATTTCGCGCTGAAAAGCGGCGATGCCGTGCACCGCGGCCAGGTCGTTGCCCGCGTGATAAATCGCGAGGTCGAGGCCGCGCAAAATGGCCTGGCCGTGGCCCGTACCCTCGATCCGAGCGAAGCGCCCGCCTTCGCGGCGGCGCTGAAACGCAATCGGGCGCCCGCCGCAATCGCCGTGACGGCGCCCACGGACGCCGTGGTCTTCCAGCCGCTGGTCAGTGATGGCCAGATGGTTGCCGAGTTGGATCCGCTCGCCGACCTGATCGATCCGCGTAGCGTCTATGTCGAGGCGGCGGCGCCGCTGGACGAGCTCGGCAAGCTACGGCCGGGCATGGCCGCGCGAGTCACCTCGCCGCTGGCGGCCGGAGTGCAATATCCCGCCCGCGTCGCCGCCTTTTCGCCGAGTTTCGCCGCGGCCGGCGCCACGGCGCCCGTCAGAATCGAATTCAGCAGCGCTGCGCGAATTACGCTGGCCGGCGCGCCGGTCGAGGTCGCGGTGACGACGGCCTCCGTCGCGGCTGCGATCGTCGTTCCGGTCGCCGCGCTGTTCGACGACGCCACGAGCCACACCAGCTATGTCTTCATCGCGGGCGCCGACGGCATCGCTCATCGCACGACGGTGACGACCGGGATTCGTGTGCCGGGCGAGGTCCAAATCCTCGGCGGCTTGACGCCCGGCGAGGTGGTGATCACCTCGGGCGGCTTTGCATTGTCGGACGGCTTGCATGTGAAGGTCGCGCTCCCTCAGTCATGA
- a CDS encoding efflux RND transporter permease subunit — protein MSRSNPALVLFLVLVASVIGGLAARTIPSAVFPEIQFNRAIILADAGDLPATQMLVTVTQPLEQAAYGVIGVSLVRSTTTRGSSEIDVTFLEGSDAVATFQLLSGAVAQIRATLPANAHLDTRLLTTGTFPIIDVSLSSPIRGLAELTDIAQYELAPSLHRIAGVYRVELDGAKQREFVVRLDPAQMLQHGLTAADVAAGLARANVIEAAGRVDDAHRAVLTVVRGDLHDREQLAALSVATVNHQPVFLRDVAQVELGIVEDYIRTADEKGPAVLVGVSRQPAGNTVEISAQAHAIIDEFRARYPDVQFSFSYDQAGLVTESFNSVRDAIVLGLALAVVIVFLFTWSFLNALVAAVVVPGTIAITFAVMKLTGMTFNLMTLGGLAAGIGLFIDDAIVMIESIHRAHSGGDRGAASLADALRELTRPLIASTATVIVVFAPLVFVSGVTGVFFRALALTLGSGLFISLLLALFFTPAFELLIERWRRPARPGGRTAELITKLYLLSVRPFLRAPILAPILAALALAATFLLYRTIGTDYLPALDEGAFILDYMTPAQSTLADTQHLLEQIESVLKTTPEVAAFARRTGTQLGFFLTESNRGDISVRLKTARTRDIYAVIDAVRGRISRTLPNVTIEFSQVLQDLIGDLSGTPEPVAIKVFGSDQATIETTAGTIAARLRGIPGLVDVKSGLVLSNPEADVVVDQTALARYGLNAADVVATLKTAIEGNVATEITMGDRLYGVRVRYPADFRQNLTLLPEVLMRTPDGGLVPLSSLMTLVWKGERTELDRERLRAVVDVTARVDQTDLGTAIARIKANLAGFALSPGVTLEYGGLYAEQQKAFHQLTLVLLAAIVAMFLVLLWEFGRLTPAVAIMLSALASLAGSFAALTLTGLTLNISSFMGIIMVAGITAKNGILLLDHAERSTAPDGRTALIEAAQIRFRPILMTTLATAAGLLPLALGLGAGAKVQQPLAVAVIGGLVFALLLSTSLAGGIYLMGGAPRGDKEN, from the coding sequence ATGAGCCGCAGCAACCCCGCCTTGGTCTTATTTCTGGTGCTCGTCGCCTCAGTGATCGGCGGGCTGGCCGCACGCACGATTCCCAGCGCGGTCTTTCCCGAGATTCAGTTCAATCGTGCGATCATCCTGGCCGACGCCGGCGATCTGCCCGCCACGCAGATGTTGGTGACGGTTACGCAGCCGCTCGAGCAAGCCGCCTATGGTGTCATCGGGGTGAGCCTGGTGCGCTCGACGACGACGCGCGGCAGCAGCGAAATCGACGTGACCTTTCTCGAGGGGAGCGACGCGGTGGCGACGTTTCAATTGCTGAGCGGGGCGGTCGCCCAGATCCGCGCAACTCTGCCGGCGAACGCGCACCTTGATACCCGGCTGCTGACCACCGGCACCTTCCCAATCATCGACGTCAGTTTGAGTTCTCCCATTCGCGGTCTCGCCGAGCTGACCGATATCGCCCAGTACGAACTCGCGCCGAGCCTCCATCGGATCGCCGGGGTCTATCGCGTCGAACTCGATGGCGCCAAGCAGCGCGAGTTCGTCGTCCGCCTCGATCCGGCGCAGATGCTCCAGCACGGGCTGACCGCGGCCGACGTCGCGGCAGGCCTCGCGCGCGCTAATGTGATCGAGGCCGCGGGCCGTGTCGACGACGCCCATCGTGCCGTCCTGACCGTGGTGCGCGGCGACTTGCACGATCGCGAGCAGCTCGCCGCGCTGTCGGTCGCGACGGTTAACCATCAACCGGTTTTTCTGCGCGATGTCGCTCAAGTCGAACTCGGGATTGTCGAGGACTATATTCGTACGGCCGACGAAAAGGGTCCCGCGGTGCTGGTGGGAGTCTCGCGGCAGCCCGCAGGCAATACGGTAGAGATTTCCGCGCAGGCGCACGCAATTATTGACGAATTCCGCGCCCGCTATCCTGACGTTCAGTTCTCCTTCTCCTACGATCAGGCCGGTCTGGTGACCGAATCCTTCAACAGTGTCCGCGACGCCATTGTGCTGGGGCTCGCGCTGGCGGTGGTGATCGTTTTCCTGTTCACCTGGAGCTTTCTGAACGCGCTGGTCGCGGCGGTCGTGGTGCCGGGCACGATCGCGATCACCTTCGCGGTGATGAAACTGACCGGCATGACCTTCAACCTGATGACGCTGGGCGGCCTCGCCGCCGGTATCGGGCTGTTTATCGACGACGCGATCGTGATGATCGAATCGATCCATCGTGCGCATAGCGGCGGCGACCGCGGCGCCGCGAGCCTCGCCGACGCACTGCGCGAACTGACGCGGCCGCTGATCGCCTCGACCGCCACGGTGATCGTGGTCTTTGCGCCGCTGGTCTTTGTCTCGGGCGTGACCGGCGTGTTTTTTCGCGCGCTGGCGCTGACCTTGGGCAGCGGGCTTTTCATCTCCCTGCTGCTCGCGCTTTTTTTCACACCCGCGTTCGAACTGCTGATCGAACGCTGGCGGCGTCCCGCGCGTCCGGGCGGCCGCACCGCGGAACTGATTACCAAACTCTATCTATTGAGCGTGCGCCCCTTTTTGCGCGCACCGATCCTCGCGCCGATCCTCGCCGCGCTCGCGCTTGCCGCGACTTTCCTGCTTTACCGGACGATCGGCACCGATTATCTGCCGGCGCTAGATGAAGGCGCCTTCATCCTCGATTACATGACGCCGGCGCAGAGCACGCTCGCGGATACGCAACATTTGCTTGAGCAAATCGAGTCTGTGCTGAAAACTACTCCCGAGGTCGCGGCGTTCGCGCGCCGCACCGGCACACAGCTTGGCTTTTTCCTGACCGAGTCGAACCGCGGCGATATCTCCGTGCGGCTCAAGACGGCTCGCACTCGCGATATCTACGCTGTGATCGACGCGGTCCGCGGGCGGATCTCGAGGACGCTGCCCAACGTCACGATTGAGTTTTCGCAGGTCCTGCAGGACTTGATCGGCGATCTTTCCGGCACACCCGAACCGGTCGCGATCAAAGTCTTCGGCTCCGATCAGGCTACGATCGAAACTACCGCCGGCACGATCGCGGCGCGTCTGCGCGGCATCCCCGGGCTGGTGGACGTCAAGAGCGGGCTCGTCCTGAGCAATCCCGAGGCGGACGTCGTAGTTGATCAGACCGCGCTCGCGCGCTATGGACTCAACGCTGCAGACGTCGTCGCGACGCTCAAGACCGCGATCGAAGGTAACGTCGCCACCGAGATCACGATGGGCGACCGTCTCTATGGCGTGCGCGTACGCTACCCCGCGGATTTCCGTCAGAACCTCACCCTGCTTCCCGAGGTGCTGATGCGGACGCCTGACGGCGGGCTGGTGCCGCTCTCCAGCCTGATGACGCTGGTCTGGAAGGGAGAACGCACGGAGCTGGATCGCGAACGGCTGCGCGCGGTGGTAGACGTCACCGCGCGGGTCGATCAGACCGACCTCGGCACCGCGATCGCGCGCATCAAGGCGAATCTGGCCGGGTTCGCACTTTCGCCCGGTGTGACCCTCGAGTACGGCGGCCTTTACGCCGAGCAACAGAAAGCGTTTCACCAGCTGACACTGGTGCTCCTCGCCGCCATCGTCGCGATGTTTCTGGTGCTGTTATGGGAATTCGGGCGGCTGACACCGGCCGTCGCGATTATGCTCAGCGCGCTGGCCTCGCTGGCCGGCAGCTTCGCCGCTCTGACGCTCACGGGCCTCACGCTCAACATCTCGTCCTTCATGGGGATCATCATGGTGGCGGGTATCACCGCGAAGAACGGCATCCTGCTGCTCGACCATGCCGAGCGTTCTACGGCCCCGGATGGACGAACCGCGCTGATCGAAGCGGCGCAGATTCGCTTCCGTCCGATTCTGATGACCACGCTGGCGACCGCGGCCGGCCTGCTGCCGCTCGCTTTAGGACTGGGCGCGGGCGCGAAGGTGCAGCAGCCGCTGGCCGTCGCGGTAATCGGCGGGTTGGTCTTCGCGCTGCTGCTCTCGACCTCGCTGGCCGGCGGCATCTACTTGATGGGCGGCGCACCGCGCGGCGATAAGGAAAACTAA
- a CDS encoding vWA domain-containing protein, with the protein MSLTIIVAAAAIALAVVVVAALLIYRRAWARTKDQPADNDEDPLLGGQRRSVWNVFRFIEGPFEISIALHVAIILALLWGVHLQAGRNLIMVKLQAGGGGGTQELKQLDMPEMPMPQMRMPIPIERPVVASQSSATITSASHYVRSVAGGGIGAGRGGGIGAGYGRGVGAGFGGFIAGLRKSGFEVTLVIDGTGSMLRVMADAKDKMRQLVLSIHRLVPAARIGIVVYGGRGEPIEVQPLTVSPDKLIGFLESIKAHNGGEWQEDLLGAVRTSIDRMGWKPGTRKVIVLVGDTPPFNEDYEPVLEEIRRFRAENGAFNTVDVTREEHERFIIEWYAAQGIKPPPGAIENMPSFYAQTQAAYQAMAAAGGGVWKSLTKDEHINQQVLILAFGEQWQTEVSAFGRNLTSSRADP; encoded by the coding sequence ATGTCGTTGACGATCATAGTGGCCGCCGCGGCGATCGCGCTTGCCGTCGTCGTGGTGGCCGCGCTTCTTATCTATCGGCGGGCGTGGGCGCGAACTAAAGATCAGCCTGCCGACAATGACGAAGACCCACTGCTCGGCGGCCAGCGGCGATCGGTCTGGAATGTCTTTCGCTTCATCGAGGGACCCTTCGAGATTTCGATTGCGTTGCATGTCGCGATCATTCTGGCGCTGCTGTGGGGCGTGCATCTGCAGGCCGGGCGCAATCTCATCATGGTCAAACTGCAAGCCGGCGGGGGCGGCGGCACGCAGGAGCTCAAGCAGTTGGACATGCCGGAGATGCCGATGCCGCAGATGCGAATGCCGATCCCGATCGAGCGGCCGGTAGTCGCTTCGCAAAGCTCGGCGACGATCACGAGCGCGAGCCATTATGTGCGCAGCGTCGCCGGCGGGGGGATCGGCGCCGGTCGCGGAGGCGGTATCGGCGCCGGCTATGGGCGTGGCGTCGGCGCCGGCTTCGGCGGGTTTATCGCGGGATTGCGCAAGTCCGGGTTCGAAGTGACGCTGGTGATCGACGGCACCGGCTCGATGTTGCGGGTGATGGCGGACGCCAAGGACAAGATGCGCCAGTTGGTGCTCTCGATCCATCGGCTCGTGCCGGCTGCGCGCATCGGGATAGTTGTGTACGGCGGCCGCGGCGAGCCGATCGAGGTCCAGCCACTGACGGTTTCGCCCGACAAGCTGATCGGGTTTCTTGAGAGCATCAAGGCGCATAACGGCGGCGAATGGCAGGAGGACCTGCTCGGCGCGGTGCGCACTTCGATTGATCGGATGGGCTGGAAGCCGGGCACCCGCAAGGTGATCGTGCTGGTCGGCGACACGCCGCCGTTCAATGAGGACTACGAGCCGGTGCTCGAGGAGATTCGCCGGTTTCGCGCCGAGAACGGCGCCTTCAACACGGTGGATGTGACGCGCGAGGAGCACGAGCGTTTCATCATCGAGTGGTACGCGGCGCAAGGGATCAAACCCCCGCCGGGCGCGATCGAGAATATGCCAAGTTTCTACGCCCAGACACAGGCCGCGTATCAGGCGATGGCGGCGGCGGGCGGCGGGGTCTGGAAAAGCCTGACCAAGGACGAGCACATCAATCAGCAGGTGCTAATCCTGGCCTTTGGCGAACAGTGGCAGACGGAGGTCTCCGCCTTCGGCCGCAATCTCACGTCCTCGCGCGCCGACCCTTAG
- a CDS encoding biopolymer transporter ExbD encodes MAIPSGDEGGIFASINITPLTDIFLVLLIIFMVATALTIESAAHVDLPRLDAPNQPPEARGVTVTYTADHQIFVNQKSVTENALGAAVSAALAQTTKKVVVFDGDPKVILGDAVRIVDIAKRAGADQIALAVSGVNGPPAADLGAPAVNAPAPESITPGAGPAPEPVAPAGEP; translated from the coding sequence ATGGCGATTCCGAGCGGCGACGAAGGCGGAATCTTCGCATCGATCAACATCACGCCGTTGACCGACATCTTCCTGGTCCTGCTGATCATCTTTATGGTTGCGACCGCGCTCACGATCGAGTCCGCCGCGCATGTCGATCTGCCGCGGCTCGACGCGCCCAATCAGCCTCCGGAGGCGCGCGGGGTCACGGTAACGTACACCGCCGACCATCAGATTTTCGTCAATCAGAAGTCCGTCACGGAAAACGCTTTGGGCGCGGCGGTCAGCGCTGCGTTGGCGCAAACCACGAAGAAGGTCGTGGTCTTCGACGGCGATCCCAAAGTTATCCTCGGTGACGCGGTGCGCATCGTCGATATTGCCAAGCGGGCCGGCGCGGATCAGATCGCACTGGCGGTTTCGGGCGTCAACGGTCCGCCAGCCGCAGACCTGGGCGCGCCGGCGGTAAATGCGCCGGCGCCCGAGTCGATCACCCCCGGGGCTGGTCCCGCGCCCGAGCCGGTTGCGCCTGCGGGCGAACCCTGA
- a CDS encoding biopolymer transporter ExbD has translation MAISTPGRQGGMFWEINITPLTDIFLVLLIIFMVTASVAVESATHVDLPSAEETTPENKGVIVTYTANHELFVNSKDVPEREFEAALHEALGRVDAKIVIFQGDRTVLLGDMVRILDIAKAAGADQIAIAAKRSATDSSAG, from the coding sequence TTGGCAATTAGTACGCCGGGTCGCCAGGGCGGGATGTTCTGGGAGATCAACATCACGCCGCTGACGGATATTTTCCTCGTCCTCTTGATCATCTTTATGGTGACCGCCTCGGTGGCGGTGGAATCAGCGACCCATGTAGACCTGCCCTCGGCCGAGGAGACCACGCCCGAGAACAAGGGTGTGATCGTCACCTACACCGCGAACCACGAGCTTTTCGTCAACTCCAAGGACGTGCCCGAGCGGGAATTCGAAGCAGCGCTCCACGAGGCGCTCGGACGAGTCGACGCGAAAATTGTGATTTTTCAGGGCGATCGCACGGTGCTGCTCGGCGACATGGTGCGCATCCTCGACATCGCTAAAGCCGCCGGCGCAGATCAAATCGCGATCGCGGCCAAACGTTCGGCTACCGACTCGAGCGCCGGATGA